The following are encoded in a window of Castanea sativa cultivar Marrone di Chiusa Pesio chromosome 9, ASM4071231v1 genomic DNA:
- the LOC142611024 gene encoding coronatine-insensitive protein 1-like — translation MEDRNLNRINIGMSDVVLGYVMPYIHDPKDRDAVSLVCKRWYELDALTRKHVTIELCYTTSPDRLRRRFRHLESLKLKGKPPATMFQLIPEDWGGHVTPWVREIAKSFNCLKSLHFRRMIVRDSDLELLARTRGRVLLALKLDKCSGFSTDGLLHIGRSCRNLKTLFLEESLIAENDGDWLHELALNNTVLETLNFYMTDLAQVRFEDLELIARNCHSLISVKISDREILDLLGFFRIATALEEFCGGSFNEQPENYSVVSLPPKLCRLGLSYMGKNKFPIVLPFASQLKKLDLLFALLDTDDHCMLIQRCPSLEVLETRNVIGDRGLEVLAQSCKRLKRLRIERGADEQGMDDEQGLVSQRGLIALAQGCLELEYLVVYVSDITNASLEYIGSYSKNLCDFRLVLLDQEERITDLPLDNGVQALLRGCEKLRRFALYVQPGGLTDVGLSYIGKYSQNVRWMLLGPVGETDAGLLEFAKGCPSLQKLEMSGCIFSERALADAVLRLTSLRYLWVQGFRASLNGSDLMTMARPFWNIELIPARRGSVPNALGETVIVEHPAHILAYYSRNLNLSSFLTISHPLQMLPALDDTTELSHPFSSISNFFFF, via the exons atggaGGATCGGAACTTGAACAGAATCAATATCGGAATGTCTGACGTGGTCCTCGGCTATGTGATGCCGTATATTCACGACCCGAAAGACCGAGACGCGGTGTCTCTGGTTTGCAAGAGATGGTACGAGCTCGACGCGCTCACGCGCAAGCACGTGACGATCGAGCTCTGCTACACCACGAGTCCCGATCGGTTGCGGCGCCGTTTTCGGCACCTCGAATCTCTGAAGCTTAAAGGAAAGCCGCCAGCGACCATGTTCCAGCTCATACCTGAAGATTGGGGTGGCCACGTCACTCCCTGGGTGAGAGAGATCGCCAAGTCTTTCAATTGCTTGAAATCGCTCCACTTTCGCCGAATGATTGTTCGAGACTCGGATCTGGAACTTCTCGCTCGCACTCGCGGCCGTGTTCTCCTCGCGCTGAAGCTCGACAAGTGCTCTGGCTTCTCCACCGATGGCCTTCTACATATCGGTCGATCTTGCAG GaatttaaaaactttgtttttggaGGAGAGCCTCATTGCTGAGAATGATGGTGACTGGCTACACGAGCTTGCTTTGAACAACACGGTTCttgaaactttaaatttttatatgacGGATCTTGCCCAAGTCAGATTTGAGGACCTTGAACTCATTGCCAGAAATTGTCACTCCTTGATCTCTGTGAAAATTAGTGATCGAGAAATCTTGGACCTCCTTGGTTTCTTTCGTATTGCAACTGCTTTAGAAGAGTTTTGTGGGGGTTCCTTCAATGAGCAACCAGAAAATTACTCAGTTGTGTCACTACCTCCAAAGTTATGCCGTTTGGGTCTATCATACATGGGGAAGAATAAATTTCCAATTGTATTACCTTTTGCATCCCAACTCAAAAAGTTGGATCTACTCTTTGCACTCCTTGACACAGATGACCATTGTATGTTAATTCAAAGGTGCCCCAGCTTGGAAGTTCTTGAG ACAAGGAATGTTATTGGGGATAGAGGATTAGAAGTTCTTGCTCAGAGTTGTAAGAGACTAAAGAGGCTTAGGATTGAGCGAGGTGCCGATGAGCAGGGAATGGACGATGAACAAGGTCTAGTTTCACAAAGAGGATTGATTGCCTTGGCTCAGGGATGCCTAGAACTGGAATACTTGGTTGTTTATGTGTCTGATATCACAAATGCCTCTTTGGAATATATTGGCTCTTACTCAAAAAACCTTTGTGATTTCCGCCTAGTCCTACTTGACCAAGAAGAGAGGATAACCGATTTGCCACTTGACAATGGTGTCCAAGCTCTTTTGAGGGGCTGTGAAAAGCTTAGGAGGTTTGCGTTGTATGTCCAACCTGGGGGCTTGACTGATGTGGGTCTCAGTTATATTGGAAAGTACAGCCAAAATGTGAGGTGGATGCTTCTTGGTCCTGTTGGAGAGACTGATGCAGGGCTTTTGGAGTTTGCTAAAGGCTGTCCTAGCTTGCAAAAACTAGAAATGAGCGGCTGTATCTTCAGTGAGCGTGCACTGGCTGATGCTGTGTTGCGACTCACTTCTCTGAGGTATTTATGGGTGCAAGGATTTAGAGCATCTTTAAATGGTAGCGACCTTATGACAATGGCTCGCCCATTCTGGAATATCGAGTTAATTCCTGCTAGACGAGGAAGTGTTCCCAATGCTCTTGGGGAGACCGTGATAGTTGAGCATCCAGCCCATATACTTGCATATTACTCCAGGAATCTCAATCTGTCTTCTTTCCTAACGATTAGTCACCCATTGCAAATGCTACCTGCACTAGATGATACTACTGAGTTGAGCCATCCTTTTTCTTCcatcagcaattttttttttttttga